AAGCTGAATAGCAAGTTTCTTAGTGGTTAATAATTATTGCATAATAAGGGAGAATGAGAAAAGATTATCAGGAGGTCTGGGAAAATTGCCTAAGAATCATCAAGGACAACATCAACTATCAAAGTTTTAAGACCTGGTTTTCACCAATTAAGCCTGTTAAGCTTGACGAAAATGTGCTTACCATTCAGGTTCCAAGTCAGTTTTTTTATGAGTGGCTTGAGGAGCACTACATCAATCTTCTCAAGAAAACCATAAAACAGGAACTGGGTCAGAACGGTCGTCTTGAATACAGCATCATCATGGAAAGCTCTAACGATGCAAGGCCACCTTATACCATTCAGGTTCCGACAAGCAACAAAGGTTTGTTGGCAAATCCTTCCGTTTCCATGCCCATCGATCTCAACAAAGGCTCAACCAAAGAAATTCCCAATCCTTTTGTAATCCCGGGTCTCAGGAAGATTAAGGTTCATTCTCAGCTGAATGAATCCTACTCGTTTGATAATTTCATTGAAGGAGATTGTAACCGCCTGGCGAGATCCGCAGGGTATGCGGTTGCTACCAACCCCGGCAAAACAGCCTTCAATCCTATATTTATTTATAGTGCGAACGGTTTGGGCAAAACACACCTTGCGCATGCCATCGGAATTCAGGTTAAAAATAACTTTCCGGATAAGACCGTACTTTATGTAACTGCCGAGCAGTTTATCCAGCAATTCATTGATGCGGTAAAAAATTCAAATCAGAACGATTTTGTCCATTTTTACCAGATGATTGACGTGTTACTGATAGACGACATTCAGTTCCTTTCCGGTAAAGAAAAAACACAGGACGTTTTCTTTCATATATTCAACCATCTGCACCAGAACGGGCATCAGCTTGTAATCACCTCCGACAAGGCTCCTGTTGAGATGAAAGGCATCGAACCCCGGTTGCTCTCCCGCTTTAAATGGGGCCTTGCCGCTGACCTCCAGGTTCCCGACCTGGAAACCCGTATTGCCATTCTGAATAAGAGATTGTATAAGGACGGGATTGACATGCCCGAAGAAGTGATTGAGTACCTTGCCTACAGCATTACCACAAATATCAGGGAACTGGAGGGCGCATTGATTTCACTGATGGCGCAATCCTCACTGAATAAAAAAGCCATCACCATCGACCTGGCCCGTCAGATGATTGATAAGTTCGTAAAGAACACCTCAAAAGAAATTTCGATCGATTACATTCAGAAGATTGTCTGCGACTTCTTCAATATCCATGTGGACCACCTGAATTCAAAAACCAGGAAAAGAGAAATTGTTCAGGCACGGCAACTGGCGATGTATTTCTCCAAGAAACACACAAAGTCATCGTTGGCAACAATCGGACTGCACTGCGGTAACAAGGACCATGCTACCGTCCTGCATGCATGCCGTACCGTGAATAACCTGATCGAAACTGACAAACAGTTCAGGAATTACGTGGAGGAGATTGAAAAGAAAATTAAAATCTGAACCGGATTGTTTAACTGATAATGACCATCCTAGCCTCATCCGGGAATCCTGTGATGAGGTTAGTTTTTAATGCTGCTGTATGAAGAAGATTCTCATGGTATGTCTTGGCAATATCTGCCGCTCTCCACTGGCAGAAGGGATTATGCGCAAGAAACTGAATGACTGTAACATTGATGCCGAAGTTGACTCCTGTGGATTTGAGTCTTTTCACACCGGCGACAGACCGGATCAGCGAGGTATTGAAGTGGCGCAAAAAAACGGAATTGATATCAGCGGGCACCGGGCAAGATTGTTCAGGGTGGCTGACTTTGATGAATTTGACCATATCTTTGTGATGGATCAACGCAACTACGCCGATGTCGCTGCTGTTGCCAGAAACCAGCAAGACATGGAGAAGGTTGATTTTATTATGAATATGGCATATCCGGCGAGTAACACTCCGGTACCTGATCCTTATTTCGGAGGACGGGCCGATTTCAGAAAAACATGGGAAATGCTTGATGAAGCTACCGACAGAATTATCGACCAGATTCTAAACAGAAAACGCTGATTTATTTATGTTACCTGGCAAAGCATCGGTCGTGGAGGCTGCAGACAGAATAGCGCCTTACATTCACCGCACTCCAGTGCTTACGTGCAGCACTATTAACAGGATGTTCGGCGGCGAAATATTCTTTAAATGCGAGAATTTTCAGAAGGCGGGCGCATTCAAATCCCGCGGGGCAACCAATGCAGTGTTCCAGCTTTCAGACACTGAAATCCAAAGAGGAGTTGCCACCCATTCGTCGGGCAACCATGCCGGTGCGCTGGCTTTGGCAGCTTCCAGAAGAGGCATAAAAGCCAATATTGTGATGCCTGAGAATTCCAGCAGAATAAAAATATTGGCTGTTGAATCCTACGGCGGGCTCATTACACGCTGCAAACCCACGCTTGCCGCACGGGAAGAAACCCTGAAAGAAGTGATAAGCAAAACCGGAGCTGTTGAAATACATCCATACAATGATCTTCGCATTATTGCCGGTCAGGCTACTGCCGCCAAAGAAATGATAGAAGAAGTAAATGATCTTGATCTGATTATGGCTCCGGTGGGCGGTGGAGGTCTGCTGAGTGGCACGGCATTGTCTGCCAGATACTTCGGCAAACATATCAGGGTGATCGCCGCCGAGCCAGCCGGCGCTGACGATGCATTCAGGAGTTTTACATCGGGAACATTTATTCCGTCCGTTGATCCCCGTACCATCGCTGACGGGCTGCGTACTTCCCTGGGGTCCCTCACTTTCCCCATTATTATGGAAAATGTGGATGACATTGTTACGGTGAGTGAAGAGGGCATCATTGAGGCCATGCGATTGATCTGGGAGCGGATGAAAATCATCGTGGAGCCGTCTTCCGCCGTTCCTTTGGCTGCAATCATTGAAAACAAACTGAATATCAGCGGAAAACGAACCGGCATTATCCTTTCGGGCGGAAACGTCGATCTGGAAAATCTGCCATTTAAAACAACCGTATGAAACCAGAAAAAGGGAAATTATATCTGATTCCGGCCACCCTGGGAGATACCCCGCCGGAACAGGTGCTGCCTGTTTTTAACCTGAATCTGTTACAACATATAGATGTTTATGTGGTGGAAGAGCTGAAGACAGCCCGGCGTTTCCTCAGAAAATGCGGCTACAGAAAGGATTTTGACACTGTTACCGACTTCTTCCGGTTAAATGAGCACACCTCAGAAACGGAAATAGAAACATTTCTGGAGCCGGCCCTGTCTGGCAGAAACACCGGACTTCTTTCGGAAGCGGGTTGTCCGGCAGTTGCAGATCCCGGATCTGCACTGGTCAGACTTGCACACGCCAAAGGCATACAAGTGGTACCGCTTTCGGGACCCTCATCGATTATGCTGTCACTGATGGCTTCAGGCTTCAACGGACAGCAGTTTTCTTTTTATGGCTACTTACCGGTAAGGCCTCCCGAAAGGATTCAGAAACTCAGGGAGATTGAACGGGAAACAATCAGGACCGGCGCTACCCAGATTTTTATTGAAACTCCTTACCGGAACAGGCAGATGCTGGAATCAATTCTGAGCACCTGCAGCGATACATTGCAGCTCTGTTTAGCCGTCAACCTTACCCTGCCAGACGAAAAAATCATCACCCTTTCGGTTGCCGGATGGAAAAAGTCCGGCTATCAGCCCCCCAGGGCGCCTGCCGTATTCCTGCTGACAAGGCAATAAAAAACGGCCGTTTCCGGCCGTCTCTGATCTGAGGATAATAAATCTTTAGTGATGGTGTCCGTGAGGGCCATGAACATGTCCATGACTGATCTCTTCCGCGGTTGCCTCCCGCAGTTCCAGAATTTTACCGGTAAAATGCAGGGTCTTGCCTGCCATAGGGTGATTAAAATCCATTTTTACCTTATCATCCGAAATGGAAACCACGGTTCCGTCCAGAGGCCTTCCTTCATTGTCCTGCATAGGAATAACATTGCCCACAAACAGCATATCCGGATCAATTTTTCCGTCAACCATGAAAATATCTATAGGAAGATCAACCACTGCTTCTTCAATCACAGGGCCATAAGCATCATCAGAACTCAGCGTGAATTCAAAGTTATCATCTGCCTTGAGTTCAGCGAGGTTTGATTCGAATTTCGGCAACATATTGCCTGCTCCGTAAAGAAATACAAGCGGTTGTGCAGCATCCGCCATATCTACCACTTCGCCTTCTGCGTTGTCCAACTTAAGTTCATAGGTAAGTGACACCACTTTGTTTTTTGAAATAACCATTTTCTGAGAAATTTGAAAGTTTGCAATGCCAACAAAGAGGATAGCCACTATGTTGAATAACCGTGCAAAATTACAGATAAAAGCCATGCGTACATAAAATACGGCATAATCATTCTTCAATTTACCTTATACGAGACTACAATAAATTGAATATTAAATACTTAAGAAAAATATACAAAGCGGATGCAGACCAGTTGCCCTTCAGGCATCCTTTGATACAACATGAATTCGCAGTTGTTCTAAGTCTTGAGATGTTTACCATATGCAACCCGAAAAAAGGCGTCGTTCTGAAAGCTGAACCGGATCATCAGGGGACGGGCAAAACCGGCAATGAATCGTTGCCGGCGGGTCCGGTAACGGCTCCGGCAGCATCACTGTCACTGTCAGCTGATTTGCATTGATAATTTCGTGATACTCCGGCCGGAGGATTTTTAAATTTTCCCCGGTATGATCGAAGGCGCTCGTCTTTGAGCACCATTTCCATAAATATTCCATATTCCGGTAATGCTGTCCGGAGACCTTCACCTAGGCGGGAGGTCCTGAAGCGGGTATTTCTGTGCTCCCCTCCTACCCAGACGCCACTGACCAGCCTGGGGGTAACCCCGACAAACCATCCATCAGAGAAATCTGAAGAGGTACCTGTCTTGCCTCCGAATTCCGTATCATACCTGAAAAGATCATATTCCCATAATCCCTGTGTAGTGCCTCCGGCTTCCTGAAGTCCCGACCTGAGCATTACACTCATAAGAAATGCATCCTCTTCCGAAATAACGCTCTCCGGTACCGATTTATGACTGAAGATTACCCTCCCGTTCACATCTTCGATCTTTGTTACAAAGACCGGCTCGTTGAGCTGGCCGCCATTTACAAATGCGCAGTATGCATTCACAATTTCAAGCAAGGTAACTTCACCGGAGCCCAGGCAAACAGAAGGCACTGAATTAAGCGGAGATTTTATTCCCATTCGCTTTGCCGTTTCAATCACTGCATCCCAGCCCATTTCTTTGGTAAGCTGAACGGCAACTGAATTAACCGACCTTGCAAAAGCACTCTTCAGGGTAATATTTTGTCCCGTAAATACCCAGTCGGCATTATGCGGCGACCAAACCCGCTGCTCGCCGTCTTCGGTATACCTGATACTCACCGGCTGATCAGCGCGTCTGTCGCATGGCCCTAAACCCTGTTCAAATGCGGAAGTATAAACAAAAGCCTTGAAAAGCGATCCCGGCTGACGCCTTGCCTGGTTCACATGATCATACTTGAAAAAACGGTAATCGATTCCACCGACCCAGGCTTTTACATACCCGTTGGCGGGATCGATGCTGACAAAACCCGTGTTCAGCAGGTGACGGTAATACCTTAAAGAATCCATCGGGCTCAGCAGCGTATCCCTGCTACCGGATGAAGTATAGATTTTCATCCTCCTCGCCTGGTTCATATATTTTCTGACCGAATCAGCATTCCCTGAAAACATGGCATACAAACTCTCATAATGCGGAGTTTCAACGGCAAGCTTTTCCAGGTAATCCGGAATTTCCATGCCATCACTGTCAACCCAGGGGTTCATATCTTTCCAGTGTTCAAAGAATTTTGCTTGCAGATTCTTCATATGTAAGCGGACAGCTTGTTCGGCATATTGCTGCAACAATGGGTCAAGTGCAGTGTATATTTTAAGTCCGTCGGTGTAAATATTGTATCCTGAAGTACGGGCCCAATCCTCAAGACTGCGGGCGACCGCCTCTCTGAAATAGCCGGTTTCCTCTTTTTCAGGCCCAGCTTTCCGGTACGACAGATTCAAATCCAGCTTTACCAGTGAATCTTTGGTTTTCAGATCAATAAAGCCATACTGTTCCATCTGAGCGAGAATGTTATTCCTGCGCCTTAGGGCATTTCCCGGGTTTAAAACCGGACTGTAATAGGTCGGCGCTTTGAGAAGTCCGACAAGTAAGGCAGCTTCCTCAGTACGGAGTTCAGAGGGTGATTTATCGAAAAAAGTGTGTGATGCCGCTTCAATACCGAAAGCAAGACTTCCAAAATCAACGGTATTGAGATACAAGGTAAGAATTTCGTTCTTAGTATAGTAATATTCCAGCTTAACGGCACTTATCCATTCCTTTAATTTGTAAATGGCCGTGTTGATGCCGGATACATTTCGCAGTAATCCTTTGCTCCGATTGTCGCGCGTTTTATAGAGGTTCTTGACAAGTTGCTGCGTAATGGTGCTTCCGCCTCTCCTGTCTCCCCTTGCCGTACTCCAGAAAGCGGCAACCGTTGCCCTGAGGTCAATCCCGAAATGACTATAAAAACGGATATCTTCTGCAGAAAGCAGTGCATTTACAAGATCAGGAGGAAGTTCGGTGAAATCTACAGGTGAACGGTTTTCAAGATAATATTTGCCTATAAGGGTACCATCCGCCGCATAGAGTTCTGAAGCTATATTCATTTCGGGACTTCTGAGGTCCGATAATTCAGGAGATGACCCGAAAAGACCGAAAAGATTGATATCAACGGCCAGAGCCAGTGTAAGCAGATACAGTACAACCCTTCCGGACCATAAAAGCAGTTTCTTCCACCACTTCATCTCCCTGCCCGGCATTTTGATATATAAGCGGTAGAAAAATTTTGCGATACGCTTCAGCGCATTAACAAATAAAGGCACTATATTATTGTATTTCAATTTCATACATAAGGCAAACGCAAATTCAGTTCAAAAAAGGCATCATTCCAAAACAACCGCAATTTACGGCGATAATCTCACCAAAATTCCATCAATATGTAACTTATAATCGGTTTATCCGTCATAAAAATGTCGCTAATTGAGGATATGCACCGACAGCAATAGAACCGGGTATTTACCGGGCAAAAAAAGCTTTCTGCAGTTATTGAATTTCTGATTACTTTTACATTAATCTATTTTCTGTTGTTTATGTTGAGAAAATACTTTTCCATAATCATTCCACTTTTAATTCTGGTCAGCATTTCAGCATCGGCTCAGGCGGATGCTTCTGATTATCTTAAAGCAGCCATAAACGCTACGGAGCAGAAACAATACACCAGGGCTATCGCATTATGCGATGCGGCCATCAATAAAAGCAACACCTATTCTGCGGCCTATTTTCATCGCGGATACAACAAGTTGCTTATCAAGGATTACGAAGGTGCCATTGTAGATTTTACGGTTTGCCTTGATCTGAGTCCCGATAACCTCTGGGCCTATCTCTACCGGGGCCATGCAAACCAGAAAGCCGGAAACAGCTGGTCAGCCACGCGCGATTTCAACAGCGCACGTAAAATTGATTCAATTGAGACACTGGCGTTTATGACAGCCAACATGTTCAGGTCTTCGCTGGGAAAATAATCACATTAGCATTACTCTAACCGCTTTAACCGTTCAGCCAACGGTGGATGAGAATAGTTAAAGAAGACATAAAGGGGATGCGGAGTCAGGTCGGCCATATTCTCCGATGCCAGTTTTCGCAGGGCTTTTGTAAGTGAAGCCCCGCCTGCAAATGATTTTGCAAAGTAATCAGCTTCAAATTCGTGATGTCGCGAGATACAATTTGCGCCCAATGAAATAATTGCGGAAACCGGGCTGTACAAAACTAAAAAAACGATCAACCCAAGATGAAAAGGCATCCGTTCACTTCCCAAAGATTTATAAATTATCTGATTATCAATAATTAAGGAGAACAGAAACAGAATCAGTCCGGTTTGAAGGACAGAAAAAAACAGTCCTTTCTGAATATGCCTCCTACGGTAATGCCCTGTTTCGTGGGCCACCACAGCCACAATCTCATCCGCAGTATGGTTTTGAATCAGCGTATCGAATAAAACAATCCGCCTGCGCGAACCAAATCCCGAGAAATAGGCGTTTGCCCTGCTTGACCGTTTCGATCCGTCAATTACAAAAATATTTGCGACATTGAAACCGGTCCTGAACGCAAGTTCATTCAGTTTTGACCGGAGTTCACCTTCTTCAAGCGGGGTTTGCCTGTTAAACAATGGCACAATAAGCGAAGAGTAGAAGAGGGTAAATAGAACAGAGAACAGTGAAATGACCACCCAGGCCATCCACCAGAAGGAGGTTCCGGCCAGGGTGTATAGCCATATTACCAGGCTCAGCATTCCTCCGCCAAGTATGGCCCCCAACAGCCATGATTTCAGCTTGTCGCTGATATAAAGCCGCGGAGTAATCCTGTTGAATCCCCATTTCTGCTCGATGACAAAAGTATCATAAACATCGAAAGGCGTGGACAACAGGTCTGACGCCAATCCAAGTACAGCGAAGAAAAGCAGGCTTTGCAGTAATGCACTGTCAGAAAGAGTACTGACCCATTCATCAAGCTTTACAAATCCAAAAGATAACATTATCATTATCAGCAGGAAAGAGAACCAGGATGACAGCACGCCAAAGCGGTAGGACTCCTGTCTGTAACTTCGGTATTTTAAATACTTATCTCCGGGATATATTTCCTTCATCGAAGGGGGGACATCATTTGCCCGTGACCGGTTGTTGAGAAAGGAAAGCAATTGCTCAAGAACAAATCCGGCAATTACCAATCCGAGAAGAAGTAAGAAAACCAGGTTGTCCATAAACGGGAAAACGGGTTAAATCTAAAAGCACACTTCA
This sequence is a window from Lentimicrobium saccharophilum. Protein-coding genes within it:
- the dnaA gene encoding chromosomal replication initiator protein DnaA yields the protein MRKDYQEVWENCLRIIKDNINYQSFKTWFSPIKPVKLDENVLTIQVPSQFFYEWLEEHYINLLKKTIKQELGQNGRLEYSIIMESSNDARPPYTIQVPTSNKGLLANPSVSMPIDLNKGSTKEIPNPFVIPGLRKIKVHSQLNESYSFDNFIEGDCNRLARSAGYAVATNPGKTAFNPIFIYSANGLGKTHLAHAIGIQVKNNFPDKTVLYVTAEQFIQQFIDAVKNSNQNDFVHFYQMIDVLLIDDIQFLSGKEKTQDVFFHIFNHLHQNGHQLVITSDKAPVEMKGIEPRLLSRFKWGLAADLQVPDLETRIAILNKRLYKDGIDMPEEVIEYLAYSITTNIRELEGALISLMAQSSLNKKAITIDLARQMIDKFVKNTSKEISIDYIQKIVCDFFNIHVDHLNSKTRKREIVQARQLAMYFSKKHTKSSLATIGLHCGNKDHATVLHACRTVNNLIETDKQFRNYVEEIEKKIKI
- a CDS encoding low molecular weight protein-tyrosine-phosphatase, which codes for MKKILMVCLGNICRSPLAEGIMRKKLNDCNIDAEVDSCGFESFHTGDRPDQRGIEVAQKNGIDISGHRARLFRVADFDEFDHIFVMDQRNYADVAAVARNQQDMEKVDFIMNMAYPASNTPVPDPYFGGRADFRKTWEMLDEATDRIIDQILNRKR
- a CDS encoding pyridoxal-phosphate dependent enzyme — translated: MLPGKASVVEAADRIAPYIHRTPVLTCSTINRMFGGEIFFKCENFQKAGAFKSRGATNAVFQLSDTEIQRGVATHSSGNHAGALALAASRRGIKANIVMPENSSRIKILAVESYGGLITRCKPTLAAREETLKEVISKTGAVEIHPYNDLRIIAGQATAAKEMIEEVNDLDLIMAPVGGGGLLSGTALSARYFGKHIRVIAAEPAGADDAFRSFTSGTFIPSVDPRTIADGLRTSLGSLTFPIIMENVDDIVTVSEEGIIEAMRLIWERMKIIVEPSSAVPLAAIIENKLNISGKRTGIILSGGNVDLENLPFKTTV
- a CDS encoding SAM-dependent methyltransferase — its product is MKPEKGKLYLIPATLGDTPPEQVLPVFNLNLLQHIDVYVVEELKTARRFLRKCGYRKDFDTVTDFFRLNEHTSETEIETFLEPALSGRNTGLLSEAGCPAVADPGSALVRLAHAKGIQVVPLSGPSSIMLSLMASGFNGQQFSFYGYLPVRPPERIQKLREIERETIRTGATQIFIETPYRNRQMLESILSTCSDTLQLCLAVNLTLPDEKIITLSVAGWKKSGYQPPRAPAVFLLTRQ
- a CDS encoding FKBP-type peptidyl-prolyl cis-trans isomerase is translated as MVISKNKVVSLTYELKLDNAEGEVVDMADAAQPLVFLYGAGNMLPKFESNLAELKADDNFEFTLSSDDAYGPVIEEAVVDLPIDIFMVDGKIDPDMLFVGNVIPMQDNEGRPLDGTVVSISDDKVKMDFNHPMAGKTLHFTGKILELREATAEEISHGHVHGPHGHHH
- a CDS encoding penicillin-binding protein 1A; the encoded protein is MPLFVNALKRIAKFFYRLYIKMPGREMKWWKKLLLWSGRVVLYLLTLALAVDINLFGLFGSSPELSDLRSPEMNIASELYAADGTLIGKYYLENRSPVDFTELPPDLVNALLSAEDIRFYSHFGIDLRATVAAFWSTARGDRRGGSTITQQLVKNLYKTRDNRSKGLLRNVSGINTAIYKLKEWISAVKLEYYYTKNEILTLYLNTVDFGSLAFGIEAASHTFFDKSPSELRTEEAALLVGLLKAPTYYSPVLNPGNALRRRNNILAQMEQYGFIDLKTKDSLVKLDLNLSYRKAGPEKEETGYFREAVARSLEDWARTSGYNIYTDGLKIYTALDPLLQQYAEQAVRLHMKNLQAKFFEHWKDMNPWVDSDGMEIPDYLEKLAVETPHYESLYAMFSGNADSVRKYMNQARRMKIYTSSGSRDTLLSPMDSLRYYRHLLNTGFVSIDPANGYVKAWVGGIDYRFFKYDHVNQARRQPGSLFKAFVYTSAFEQGLGPCDRRADQPVSIRYTEDGEQRVWSPHNADWVFTGQNITLKSAFARSVNSVAVQLTKEMGWDAVIETAKRMGIKSPLNSVPSVCLGSGEVTLLEIVNAYCAFVNGGQLNEPVFVTKIEDVNGRVIFSHKSVPESVISEEDAFLMSVMLRSGLQEAGGTTQGLWEYDLFRYDTEFGGKTGTSSDFSDGWFVGVTPRLVSGVWVGGEHRNTRFRTSRLGEGLRTALPEYGIFMEMVLKDERLRSYRGKFKNPPAGVSRNYQCKSADSDSDAAGAVTGPAGNDSLPVLPVP
- a CDS encoding tetratricopeptide repeat protein, giving the protein MLRKYFSIIIPLLILVSISASAQADASDYLKAAINATEQKQYTRAIALCDAAINKSNTYSAAYFHRGYNKLLIKDYEGAIVDFTVCLDLSPDNLWAYLYRGHANQKAGNSWSATRDFNSARKIDSIETLAFMTANMFRSSLGK
- a CDS encoding M48 family metallopeptidase; translated protein: MDNLVFLLLLGLVIAGFVLEQLLSFLNNRSRANDVPPSMKEIYPGDKYLKYRSYRQESYRFGVLSSWFSFLLIMIMLSFGFVKLDEWVSTLSDSALLQSLLFFAVLGLASDLLSTPFDVYDTFVIEQKWGFNRITPRLYISDKLKSWLLGAILGGGMLSLVIWLYTLAGTSFWWMAWVVISLFSVLFTLFYSSLIVPLFNRQTPLEEGELRSKLNELAFRTGFNVANIFVIDGSKRSSRANAYFSGFGSRRRIVLFDTLIQNHTADEIVAVVAHETGHYRRRHIQKGLFFSVLQTGLILFLFSLIIDNQIIYKSLGSERMPFHLGLIVFLVLYSPVSAIISLGANCISRHHEFEADYFAKSFAGGASLTKALRKLASENMADLTPHPLYVFFNYSHPPLAERLKRLE